The Phragmitibacter flavus genome includes a window with the following:
- a CDS encoding NAD(P)-dependent alcohol dehydrogenase, whose translation MKAVIYEKYGPPEVLQLKEVEKPSPKNHEVLIKIHATTVTSGDWRVRSLNVPAGFGLLTRLVFGIWTPRQSILGSELAGVVESVGKDVTKFKVGDPVFAFSDVSMGCHAEYQCLPQDGAVVVKPPNLSYDEAAALSFGGTTALDFLRRGKLQSGGKLLINGASGGVGTAAVQLAKHFGADVTGVCSTANMDLVRTLGASHVIDYTQEDFTQNGESYDVIMDTVGTAPFSRSKGSLKEGGRLLLVLAGLPQMLQIPWVSMTSRKKIIAGPAAVRVEDLRFLAGLAEAGEFRPVIDRRYPFEQMVEAHRYVDTGRKRGNVIITLKHDD comes from the coding sequence ATGAAAGCGGTTATTTATGAAAAATACGGCCCGCCCGAGGTGCTTCAGTTGAAGGAGGTCGAAAAGCCCAGCCCCAAAAACCATGAGGTCTTGATCAAAATCCACGCGACAACGGTTACATCAGGCGACTGGAGGGTGCGAAGTCTCAATGTGCCTGCTGGCTTCGGGCTCCTCACGCGTTTGGTATTTGGAATTTGGACACCCAGGCAATCCATATTGGGGTCGGAGCTGGCCGGGGTGGTTGAGTCGGTCGGCAAAGACGTCACCAAGTTCAAAGTCGGTGACCCGGTTTTTGCGTTCAGCGATGTCAGCATGGGTTGTCATGCCGAATACCAATGTTTGCCGCAAGACGGTGCGGTGGTGGTCAAACCGCCCAACCTGTCCTACGACGAAGCCGCCGCGCTCTCTTTTGGTGGAACGACAGCCTTGGATTTTTTGAGAAGAGGAAAACTTCAGAGCGGGGGGAAATTGCTCATCAATGGCGCTTCCGGAGGGGTGGGCACCGCGGCGGTCCAGCTTGCCAAACACTTCGGAGCAGACGTCACCGGGGTGTGCAGCACCGCGAACATGGACCTGGTGAGAACTCTGGGGGCCAGTCATGTCATCGACTACACCCAGGAAGACTTCACGCAGAATGGTGAATCCTATGATGTCATTATGGATACGGTCGGCACGGCTCCGTTTTCCCGCAGCAAAGGTTCGTTGAAGGAAGGGGGACGCCTTCTCTTGGTTTTGGCGGGGCTGCCCCAAATGCTTCAGATTCCATGGGTGTCGATGACGAGCCGCAAAAAAATCATCGCCGGGCCAGCAGCCGTGCGGGTGGAAGATTTGCGTTTTCTTGCGGGACTGGCGGAGGCAGGAGAGTTCAGACCAGTCATTGATCGGCGCTATCCGTTCGAACAGATGGTGGAGGCTCACCGCTACGTCGATACCGGACGCAAGAGGGGAAATGTCATCATCACGCTGAAGCACGACGATTGA
- a CDS encoding MBL fold metallo-hydrolase — protein sequence MQEDLLQVRSLGVNFYVLRDSKGLYLIDGGFIGGRHLLRHSLIKRRWDSERIVGIIVTHGHLDHILNIGRIAEETGAWIAAPRQDASHYEGCPSYHGAAKITGCLEGIGRPLLGFRKFTPTRFLDDGDFLDIWHGLTVIHLPGHTAGHSGFYCERRRLLFCSDLFASYGCFSHLPPTIFNSSGADIPNSVATALELDLVGILPNHCDRSSPEVHLRRLVAINRRIQEAQQAGSSNGG from the coding sequence ATGCAAGAAGACCTTTTACAAGTTCGCTCACTCGGTGTGAACTTTTACGTCTTGCGTGACTCGAAAGGACTCTACCTCATCGACGGGGGATTCATCGGAGGTCGCCACCTTTTGCGGCACTCATTGATTAAGCGAAGATGGGATAGCGAGCGCATCGTCGGGATCATCGTTACGCATGGCCACCTTGATCACATTCTGAATATCGGAAGGATTGCAGAAGAGACCGGAGCGTGGATTGCAGCCCCACGACAAGACGCATCGCACTACGAAGGTTGCCCGTCGTATCATGGTGCAGCGAAGATTACTGGATGCCTTGAAGGGATTGGGAGACCACTCCTTGGATTTCGGAAGTTCACTCCGACACGCTTTCTCGACGACGGGGATTTTTTGGACATTTGGCATGGCTTGACAGTGATTCACCTGCCTGGACACACAGCAGGGCATTCAGGATTCTATTGCGAGCGCCGCAGGTTGCTCTTCTGTTCGGACTTGTTCGCGAGCTACGGATGTTTCTCACACTTGCCACCCACAATTTTCAATAGCTCCGGGGCAGACATCCCCAACAGCGTGGCTACGGCCCTTGAGCTTGATTTGGTCGGCATCCTGCCCAATCATTGTGATCGCTCATCGCCTGAGGTTCATCTTCGGCGGCTTGTGGCAATCAACCGCAGAATCCAAGAAGCACAACAAGCCGGCTCATCCAACGGCGGGTAA
- the relB gene encoding type II toxin-antitoxin system RelB family antitoxin has translation MQSIPPSSGVVEVFFHSPASSILERLARKTGRTKTFHAREAILEHLVDLEDIYLVSQRLKRPAKTYSAEEVEPGLGLWVRRTGIKGTPKARQTGPTRHHHLPRQADFQ, from the coding sequence ATGCAATCCATCCCGCCTTCGTCGGGTGTGGTGGAGGTGTTCTTCCATTCTCCCGCCTCATCAATCTTAGAGCGTTTGGCCAGGAAGACCGGACGCACCAAGACTTTCCATGCTCGCGAGGCGATTCTCGAACACCTTGTCGACCTGGAGGACATTTATCTGGTTTCTCAACGTCTGAAGCGCCCGGCCAAAACCTACTCCGCAGAGGAAGTGGAACCTGGGCTGGGTCTATGGGTTCGACGAACGGGCATTAAAGGAACTCCGAAAGCTCGGCAAACAGGCCCAACGCGACATCATCACCTACCTCGACAAGCGGATTTCCAGTGA
- a CDS encoding ASCH domain-containing protein, translating to MKESNRMSFTSDRLVAQIIEGRKRASAEWIQKQGKVDEWDSALEVGSIYTVCDSHRIPRCTIRMTSIRLCQWDNIPEWLWRGETNNSAEEFRADHVQYFNDPGDGFEFIGYEFQLVNIINTDAETAGPANIASLGG from the coding sequence ATGAAAGAATCCAATCGAATGTCGTTCACCTCAGACCGCCTTGTCGCCCAGATCATTGAAGGTCGCAAGAGAGCGAGTGCGGAATGGATACAGAAACAGGGCAAAGTGGATGAATGGGACAGCGCCTTGGAAGTTGGATCGATTTATACCGTTTGCGATTCTCACAGAATACCCCGATGCACGATTCGAATGACATCGATTCGTCTGTGCCAGTGGGATAATATTCCAGAGTGGTTGTGGAGAGGGGAAACCAACAACTCTGCCGAAGAATTCAGGGCCGACCATGTTCAGTATTTCAATGATCCCGGAGATGGTTTCGAGTTTATCGGATATGAATTTCAACTTGTGAACATAATAAATACAGACGCCGAAACAGCCGGTCCAGCCAACATCGCTTCGCTCGGCGGCTGA
- a CDS encoding GNAT family N-acetyltransferase: MNNLSQPDRFAIRDYHPADWFAVCSVHDRARPDELSGSCDPRAFIPLADDQEDAPSFQRSKKFVATWGDEIVGFVGIDGAYLSWLYVDPSYYRRGIGRALLRFAVNLIGPYAWTVVLADNFRARSLYESEGFVIVRTSQGSNAGYPCTSLRLALSPSLSEYGTDPKPSDEIEGTKQAAPSS; this comes from the coding sequence ATGAATAATCTCTCGCAGCCTGACAGGTTCGCCATTCGTGACTACCACCCTGCCGATTGGTTTGCGGTTTGTTCAGTGCATGACAGAGCAAGGCCGGACGAACTCTCCGGGTCATGCGATCCACGCGCTTTCATTCCGTTGGCAGATGATCAAGAAGATGCCCCCAGTTTTCAGCGCTCAAAGAAGTTTGTCGCAACTTGGGGCGACGAGATTGTCGGCTTTGTGGGGATCGACGGTGCTTACCTTTCATGGTTGTATGTCGATCCCTCTTACTACCGGAGAGGCATCGGGCGGGCGCTACTGCGATTTGCAGTAAATCTCATTGGACCCTATGCATGGACAGTCGTTCTGGCAGATAACTTTCGCGCTCGAAGCCTGTATGAGAGCGAGGGCTTTGTGATTGTTCGCACCTCCCAAGGATCGAACGCCGGTTACCCATGCACGAGTCTGAGGCTGGCACTTTCGCCGTCCTTGAGTGAGTATGGCACTGACCCAAAACCAAGCGACGAAATCGAGGGCACGAAGCAGGCCGCACCCTCAAGTTAA
- a CDS encoding type II toxin-antitoxin system RelE family toxin, producing the protein MGWVYGFDERALKELRKLGKQAQRDIITYLDKRISSDDDPRRFGKGLKADMVGLCRYRVGDYLILCQIKDGELLMLVVAVGHRRDVYE; encoded by the coding sequence CTGGGCTGGGTCTATGGGTTCGACGAACGGGCATTAAAGGAACTCCGAAAGCTCGGCAAACAGGCCCAACGCGACATCATCACCTACCTCGACAAGCGGATTTCCAGTGACGACGATCCCCGCCGTTTTGGCAAAGGCCTCAAGGCGGACATGGTCGGACTGTGTCGCTACAGAGTCGGAGATTACCTAATCCTTTGCCAGATCAAGGACGGGGAGCTTTTGATGCTGGTGGTCGCCGTCGGACATCGTCGCGATGTTTACGAGTAG